The Rosa rugosa chromosome 1, drRosRugo1.1, whole genome shotgun sequence genomic sequence AGTGGTCACATCTAGAATGTGCAAGGACCATGTGGCCTAGGTCAGCAAAGGTCTTGGCAAGGGATTGTCCCAAGTTGCCAAAGCCGATGATGGCAATCTTCAGCATGATAAATTCAGAATTCTAACCGTAAAGTTGTGGAGGTTCCTGACCACAAGTTGCGGAAAGACCAGCTACACCAATGTTGGCATCAACTTCACTTTGTGAGAGAACACCAATCTAAGCATGTATTTCACCCTGTGCAAGACTATTGTAAAAAGGGAACAGTTAAAAATAATCCTGTAGGTGGACATGTGAGCATAAGATAGTGAGACAAATGCTTTAGTTTCAATATAGCCACTAGAAAATAAAATTAGCTATGAATCCAGGCATATGCAAAATGACTTGGTATTGCACAGAATTCAGAGATTTTACACAAGATCATTATTCTTATGTGGTATTCTTAAATTTTTCACGACCACTTGGGCATCATTTAGGGAGAAACACAGAGAGGAAACACACTAGAAACAAGTAACCTACTAAAAGCACATGAGAAAAGCTCAAATGTTAGGAATCAAAGGCAAATACCTAAGGGGGCCTGCATAATCTCAATTCTGGAATCAAAGGCAAAGAAAGCTGAGTGCTTATGTAATCATTGGTTTATTCAATCATTTCATTTGAAGATTGATAATCGGAAGGAACATGCAAGTGTAACTTGAATCTCATCTGTTTTGGGTGTGTGAACAAGCTTACCTATTTCGCTGCCACCACTGGTCACTGACTGCGATTACCAAAGAGCACGAATGCTGGCGAAGCAAACAAGGACAGGATTTGGGCCGGTAGGAATCCTAGACCACGGTTCTATCTCACGTTTGACTAATGAGGGTTATCCTCGTTATTGAACCTCTCCTAACTTCATTTTGAACCAAGTGTTACCGATgtaatgtctttttttttttttttttttgaaggggtttggaacccagccaaaTTGGGAGACTCATCCCCACGTCTGACttatttaattaataattaaattATGGAGGACATATAACCTTGACCTCTAGCAATAGTACCGATGTAATGTCTTTGTGAATCACATTTTGAACACGtctttgttattatttttatttatattttaagCAATatgataatttcattacttatctaTACTTATCTATAGTGATAAAGCACATGCTTCAATTTTTATCTGTTCATCACGTGCAGTGCAGGTGTAATGTAAAAAGGAGAAGGTCTTACGTatggcacccgcaccacgtggcagtgGGGCGGGCCAATCATACCCCaagcaggggggtattttgagtattgcatattaaaaatcaggggcagtttcggaaaagagaaaaaaatttgaGAGTTTTGATTGGAGGGCCGCACGGCCCCACCACGTGGCGTGCCCTACCCAAGACTTTTTCTGTAAAAAGGCAGGAGAGAAGTGTTTGATTGTGATCAAGCGGCTATGAATCGATTACCGGCTAAACCCTTTAGCCAGGAAACCGATGGTATGACGAGTGATGTGAAGCGTGCGAGTTGGAGGGATGAATATTGGAACGGAGACGTAGGAGAATGTtcgataaaaataaaaataacgaAGCCAAATAATCAACGGATGGGATCGATGCGAATAACACCGACGAATGTAATTACTTGCCTGAAACAAATGCATGCTCGTATTCTAGTCTCAACTGGGTTCAAGCCCCTCATaataatcttttttttcttcaaagttTGTTTCTTTGTATGCTCGGTTCATTGACCTTGGCAGCGCTGTTTCGGTGGATTCCGCTTTGTTGTTTGTACAGAAAGATGCGCGAGTTGGGTTTTCACATGATTGTTTTACATTTCCAATTGTTAACAAGGCGGTCTTGTTGATTGGGAGTGATGCACGTTAGATATGCAGGAATGGTTCATTCTTTGGCAATTCAGATGGGTTTTGGATTGGATGTGTATTTTGGCATATGATTGAGGCGTGTGTGAAATGCGGCAATCTCCGTAagttgtttgatgaaatgctcAACAGAGATTTAGTTTCTCGGACTTCGATGATTTCCGGGTATGTTTCTGAAGGAAATGTTGCTTTTGGGTTTAGTTTGTTCAATGAAATGAGGATGGAATTGGAACCGAATTCGGTGACAATGTTGGTCATGTTGCAAGGGTGTTGTGGTTTTGAAACTTCAATATATGGGAGGCAAGTTCATGGATATGTGATTAAGAATGGTTTGCTAAGTAATGGAGCTGTTCAGAACTCAATCTTGGGAATGTATGCTAAATTAGGTACCATTGAAGAAGTCGAAGACTTCTTCTGGGAACTTGATAGGAGGGATGTTGTTTCCTGGAATATTTGTATTTCATCTTATACATCGAAAGGGGATTTTGTAAAAGTGAGAGATTTGTTCAATGAGATGCAGGGTGAAGTAGCACCAAGTATTGAGACATTAACCATAGTTATAACAGCATTGACCAAACATGGGATTCTATCCCAAGGTGAAAGCTTGCATCGTTTAGCAATAAAAAGTGGCCTTCATGATGATGTTTTGCAGACATCTTTTTTGGACTTTTATGCCAAATGTGGAAAATTGGAAAGCTCAGC encodes the following:
- the LOC133727495 gene encoding pentatricopeptide repeat-containing protein DOT4, chloroplastic-like; the protein is MIEACVKCGNLRKLFDEMLNRDLVSRTSMISGYVSEGNVAFGFSLFNEMRMELEPNSVTMLVMLQGCCGFETSIYGRQVHGYVIKNGLLSNGAVQNSILGMYAKLGTIEEVEDFFWELDRRDVVSWNICISSYTSKGDFVKVRDLFNEMQGEVAPSIETLTIVITALTKHGILSQGESLHRLAIKSGLHDDVLQTSFLDFYAKCGKLESSARINYLENSLIETALLAVQ